From the Leifsonia sp. AG29 genome, one window contains:
- a CDS encoding MaoC family dehydratase encodes MAAPDFDALAVGDVIAERTFELTRDSLVRYAGASGDFNPIHYRDDIATSVGLPGVIAHGMLTMGLSVQPVVDWAGDPGRVADYQVRFTRPVSVPGDGSAAVTVVAKVGQLDAAARVARIDLTTTFNGETVLGKAQVRVSLA; translated from the coding sequence ATGGCCGCCCCCGACTTCGATGCTCTCGCGGTCGGCGATGTGATCGCCGAGCGCACCTTCGAGCTCACCCGCGACTCCCTCGTCCGGTACGCCGGCGCCTCCGGCGACTTCAACCCGATCCACTACCGCGACGACATCGCGACCTCGGTCGGCCTGCCCGGTGTGATCGCGCACGGCATGCTGACCATGGGCCTGTCCGTCCAGCCGGTCGTCGACTGGGCCGGCGACCCGGGCCGCGTAGCCGATTACCAGGTGCGGTTCACCCGGCCGGTGTCGGTCCCCGGTGATGGGTCCGCGGCCGTGACGGTCGTCGCGAAGGTGGGCCAGCTCGACGCTGCGGCTCGCGTCGCGCGGATCGACCTCACCACCACCTTCAACGGGGAGACCGTGCTCGGCAAGGCGCAGGTGCGGGTCTCGCTGGCATGA
- a CDS encoding PspC domain-containing protein, which translates to MSQQDSTATPPGAHAPYGGPRTGLSGRGARFFDWMRGLGIARADGWLGGVCAGVAYRLGIDPLIVRGIVAVAAVLGAPLLLIYAIAWALLPDRDGRIHLQRLFEGEFEPPMVAIGVMVLLSLVPWASGLWWFDGPFWHLPAWGDLVGRVLWTLVVLGAGIALIVLAVRNSPPSASTPTSPTDPAPPTAPPGHPQSADASPAAPAADGPAQAPGAAAVAGAARSSVPTVSLASEPVAPPAPQADASTEAVADWQERQAQWRAEHAEWKRRLDEDMRTVRAQRRTELRAQAAAASADAAARRIAYRTANPRIGAAVGWLAVGLSLVAGSIAAIIWMQIPEISRYASAAALSAGTFVLAVTVFIAGLARRRSGFLIFLAILLAVLTMAATVAAGASAHAFLAAAGAFDGTWSR; encoded by the coding sequence ATGTCACAACAGGACTCGACCGCTACCCCGCCGGGCGCCCACGCACCATACGGCGGACCCCGGACGGGGCTCTCCGGACGCGGCGCACGGTTCTTCGACTGGATGCGCGGGCTGGGCATCGCACGGGCCGACGGCTGGCTCGGCGGCGTGTGCGCCGGCGTCGCCTACCGGCTCGGAATCGACCCCCTGATCGTTCGCGGTATCGTCGCCGTCGCCGCGGTTCTCGGGGCGCCCCTCCTCTTGATCTACGCGATCGCCTGGGCGCTCCTGCCCGATCGCGACGGACGGATCCATCTCCAGCGCCTCTTCGAGGGTGAGTTCGAGCCCCCGATGGTCGCCATCGGCGTCATGGTGCTGCTCTCCCTCGTCCCGTGGGCGAGCGGCCTCTGGTGGTTCGACGGCCCGTTCTGGCACCTGCCCGCGTGGGGCGACCTCGTGGGTCGCGTCCTCTGGACACTGGTCGTGCTCGGGGCCGGGATAGCACTGATCGTGCTGGCCGTGAGGAATTCGCCGCCCAGCGCCTCCACTCCGACGTCGCCGACGGACCCGGCGCCACCGACGGCTCCTCCCGGTCACCCGCAGAGCGCGGACGCATCCCCAGCGGCACCCGCTGCCGACGGCCCGGCCCAGGCTCCCGGCGCTGCGGCAGTGGCTGGAGCTGCCCGTTCCTCTGTGCCGACGGTGAGCCTCGCGTCCGAGCCGGTCGCGCCTCCCGCACCCCAAGCGGACGCGTCGACGGAGGCGGTCGCCGACTGGCAGGAGCGTCAGGCGCAGTGGCGCGCTGAGCACGCGGAGTGGAAGCGCCGCCTCGACGAGGACATGCGGACGGTGAGAGCGCAGCGGCGCACAGAGCTCCGGGCTCAGGCGGCCGCCGCCTCCGCCGACGCCGCCGCCCGGCGGATCGCCTATCGCACTGCGAACCCGCGGATCGGTGCGGCGGTCGGCTGGCTCGCCGTCGGTCTGTCGCTGGTCGCCGGCTCCATCGCCGCCATCATCTGGATGCAGATCCCCGAGATCTCTCGCTACGCGAGCGCGGCCGCCTTGTCCGCAGGCACCTTCGTGCTCGCCGTGACGGTCTTCATCGCGGGCCTCGCCCGGCGGCGCAGCGGGTTCCTGATCTTCCTGGCCATCCTGCTGGCTGTCCTGACGATGGCGGCCACGGTCGCGGCCGGAGCATCGGCGCACGCCTTCCTGGCCGCAGCCGGTGCATTCGATGGGACGTGGTCGCGGTGA
- a CDS encoding UDP-N-acetylmuramate dehydrogenase, whose product MTDVASATPLSELTTMRVGGVPERLIVASDREALIAAALDVWGSGDDWLLLGGGSNTVAADEGFPGTVLRIATRGVTRLEAPEGRVRLRVEAGEPWDELVALTVRNGWSGIEALSGIPGSTGAAPVQNIGAYGQEVEASLLGVDFLDYETGEVRTLSRAELGLGYRTSILKRGVLGIVLSVDVELIDSTVPGGVGAPLSAPVAYAQLADSLGVPVGARVSVAELRRAVLALRSSKGMVLDPADPDSVSSGSFFTNPIVSESFARGLPADAPRWPQEGAEPDTVIQLPPGGVHPLDIPPLATADYRVKLSAAWLIERAGIRRGFSLPGSGAAISSKHTLAIVNRGGASAADVAQLASFVQARVQSEFGVVLQPEPVLVGLSL is encoded by the coding sequence ATGACGGACGTCGCCTCCGCCACCCCGCTCTCCGAGCTGACCACCATGCGGGTCGGGGGAGTGCCCGAGCGCCTCATCGTCGCGTCCGACCGCGAGGCGCTCATCGCCGCGGCGCTCGACGTCTGGGGCTCGGGCGACGACTGGCTGCTGCTCGGTGGAGGCTCGAACACGGTCGCCGCCGACGAGGGCTTCCCCGGCACCGTGCTCCGCATCGCCACTCGTGGCGTCACCCGGCTCGAGGCCCCGGAGGGTCGCGTGCGCCTCCGCGTGGAGGCCGGCGAGCCGTGGGACGAGCTCGTGGCGCTGACGGTGCGCAACGGATGGTCGGGGATCGAGGCGCTCTCCGGCATCCCCGGGTCCACCGGTGCCGCGCCGGTGCAGAACATCGGCGCGTACGGGCAGGAGGTGGAAGCCTCGCTCCTCGGCGTTGACTTCCTCGACTACGAGACGGGAGAGGTGCGCACCCTGTCGCGCGCCGAACTCGGACTCGGCTACCGCACCTCCATCCTCAAGCGGGGCGTCCTGGGCATCGTCCTCTCTGTCGATGTCGAACTGATCGACAGCACGGTGCCGGGTGGCGTGGGGGCTCCGCTGAGCGCGCCTGTGGCTTACGCCCAGCTCGCCGACTCGCTCGGCGTTCCCGTCGGCGCTCGCGTCTCGGTCGCGGAGTTGCGCCGGGCGGTGCTCGCGCTGCGCTCCTCCAAGGGGATGGTGCTCGACCCGGCCGATCCGGACTCCGTCAGTTCGGGTTCGTTCTTCACGAATCCGATCGTGTCGGAGAGCTTCGCGCGCGGCCTTCCTGCGGATGCGCCCCGCTGGCCGCAGGAGGGGGCCGAGCCGGACACCGTGATCCAGCTCCCGCCGGGTGGGGTGCACCCGCTCGACATCCCGCCGCTCGCGACGGCCGACTACCGGGTGAAGCTCAGTGCTGCGTGGCTGATCGAGCGGGCCGGGATCCGTCGTGGCTTCTCCTTGCCCGGTTCCGGGGCGGCGATCTCCTCGAAGCACACCCTCGCGATCGTGAACCGGGGAGGCGCGTCCGCCGCGGATGTGGCACAGCTCGCCTCGTTCGTTCAGGCGCGGGTCCAGTCGGAGTTCGGCGTCGTCCTCCAGCCCGAGCCGGTGCTCGTCGGCCTCTCGCTCTGA
- a CDS encoding helix-turn-helix domain-containing protein, producing the protein MVPGENMLGDYLRAQRARVSPAQVGLPAGGVRRVPGLRRSEVALLAGISADYYLRLEQGRDRHPSPQVLRALAHVFGLDRTGTRYLLSLTDQPERRARSRPRRETVPETINFLLSSINLPAFVEGRYLDVLAANPLATALSPRITPGANRLRDVFLDEAERALYTDWDDTAARLVAGFRRSVGTNTNDARFAQLVGELSIASEDFRTLWARQDVQARQNWPITLDHPLVGEITLNREKLVIGDTAQSLVLAIYHPTPGSDNADKLALLATYSAVDPSADSRESGAGQPQHAG; encoded by the coding sequence ATGGTTCCCGGAGAGAACATGCTGGGCGACTATCTGCGTGCGCAGCGTGCACGGGTGAGTCCGGCGCAGGTGGGGCTGCCTGCGGGCGGTGTCCGCCGTGTCCCCGGCCTCCGACGCTCGGAGGTGGCACTCCTGGCAGGCATCAGCGCCGACTACTACCTCCGCCTGGAGCAGGGACGGGACCGCCACCCGTCACCGCAAGTCCTCAGGGCCCTCGCCCACGTCTTCGGGCTGGATCGAACCGGCACCAGGTATCTGCTCTCGTTGACCGACCAACCCGAACGCCGGGCACGGTCACGGCCCCGACGGGAGACGGTGCCGGAGACCATCAATTTCCTCCTGTCCTCGATCAACCTGCCGGCCTTCGTAGAAGGCCGCTACCTCGACGTCCTCGCAGCGAATCCGCTCGCGACTGCCCTGTCTCCTCGCATAACCCCGGGTGCGAACAGGCTCCGTGACGTGTTCCTGGACGAGGCCGAGCGGGCGCTCTACACCGACTGGGACGACACTGCCGCACGCCTGGTGGCCGGCTTCCGACGCTCAGTCGGCACCAACACCAATGACGCCCGCTTTGCCCAGCTAGTCGGCGAACTCTCGATAGCAAGCGAGGATTTTCGAACGCTCTGGGCGCGCCAGGACGTCCAGGCCCGACAGAACTGGCCGATCACCCTCGACCACCCGTTGGTAGGGGAGATCACGCTCAACCGCGAAAAGCTCGTCATCGGGGACACAGCGCAATCGCTCGTCCTGGCGATCTATCACCCCACGCCCGGGTCGGACAACGCCGACAAGCTTGCGCTCCTGGCCACTTACAGCGCGGTCGACCCGTCGGCCGATTCACGCGAGTCGGGCGCTGGGCAGCCCCAACACGCCGGCTGA
- a CDS encoding ABC transporter ATP-binding protein, whose translation MITTSSSPAIVVRGLRKTYGGADALRGIDFEIASGETFALLGPNGAGKSTTIEILEGYRDRSGGEVRVLGVDPQHGGTAWKARLGIVLQSGGEAADVTVREQLLHFARFYPRPRDVDEVIAAVGLTAKARTRIRNLSGGQRRRLDVALGVIGRPELLFLDEPTTGFDPEARHQFWDLIRSLKREGTTILLTTHYLDEAAQLSDRVAVIAAGRLVDIGPVDTIGGTSARIPIVRWRDADGTPQQVRTDRPGALVARLTADLGTEPRDLEVIRPSLEDIYLELVRSEESGQAETVPVGSKEEVA comes from the coding sequence GTGATCACCACCTCCTCGTCGCCCGCGATCGTGGTGCGCGGACTGCGCAAGACGTACGGCGGGGCCGACGCGCTCCGGGGGATCGACTTCGAGATCGCGAGCGGCGAGACCTTCGCCCTGCTCGGGCCGAACGGCGCGGGCAAGAGCACCACGATCGAGATCCTCGAGGGCTACCGCGACCGCTCCGGGGGTGAGGTCCGCGTGCTGGGCGTCGACCCGCAGCACGGCGGGACGGCGTGGAAGGCGCGGCTGGGCATCGTCCTCCAGTCCGGCGGCGAGGCGGCCGACGTCACGGTGCGCGAACAGCTCTTGCACTTCGCCCGCTTCTACCCGAGACCGCGAGACGTCGATGAGGTGATCGCAGCGGTCGGGCTGACAGCGAAGGCGAGGACGCGCATCCGCAACCTGTCGGGCGGCCAGCGGCGCCGTCTCGACGTGGCGCTCGGGGTGATCGGCCGGCCCGAACTGCTCTTCCTCGACGAGCCGACGACAGGCTTCGACCCGGAGGCGCGGCACCAGTTCTGGGATCTCATCCGCTCGCTCAAGCGCGAAGGGACGACGATCCTCCTCACGACGCACTATCTCGATGAAGCCGCTCAATTGAGCGACCGGGTCGCCGTCATCGCGGCCGGGCGGCTGGTCGACATCGGCCCCGTCGACACGATCGGTGGCACCTCCGCGCGCATCCCGATCGTCCGGTGGCGAGACGCGGACGGAACCCCCCAGCAGGTGCGCACGGACCGGCCGGGTGCCCTCGTCGCCCGGCTCACGGCCGACCTCGGCACCGAACCCCGGGACCTCGAGGTGATCCGGCCGAGCCTCGAGGACATCTACCTCGAACTCGTCCGCTCCGAGGAGTCCGGTCAGGCGGAGACCGTCCCCGTCGGCAGTAAGGAGGAGGTGGCGTGA
- a CDS encoding MaoC family dehydratase N-terminal domain-containing protein → MPVNPSLQGRAFPPTEPYLVGREKIREFARAVFATDPASFDVEAARAAGHADLVAPPTFPVVVQERTLAQLLAEPDAGIDFSRVVHGDQRFTFSRPVVAGDELTATLTVSSVKSLGAHSMVTAESVIVDAGGEHVVTAISTLVVRGDD, encoded by the coding sequence GTGCCAGTCAATCCCAGCCTGCAGGGTCGCGCCTTCCCGCCGACCGAGCCGTACCTCGTGGGGCGCGAGAAGATCCGGGAGTTCGCCCGCGCCGTCTTCGCCACCGACCCGGCAAGTTTCGATGTCGAGGCTGCACGTGCCGCCGGTCACGCCGACCTCGTCGCCCCGCCGACGTTCCCGGTGGTCGTGCAGGAGCGCACCCTCGCCCAGCTGCTCGCTGAGCCCGACGCGGGCATCGACTTCAGCCGCGTCGTCCATGGCGATCAGCGGTTCACGTTCAGCCGTCCTGTGGTCGCGGGCGATGAACTGACCGCGACGCTCACGGTCAGCTCGGTGAAGTCGCTCGGCGCGCACTCCATGGTGACCGCCGAGTCCGTCATCGTCGATGCCGGCGGCGAGCACGTCGTGACCGCGATCTCCACCCTCGTCGTGAGAGGAGACGACTGA
- a CDS encoding NAD(P)-dependent oxidoreductase: MRPSPLPASNKPTCSRPCSRPTSPHSVHSRPSWHRATAPEEDAPEEERTTVSDSSARRPRPRVGFIGLGDQGLPMATGIAENDFELHVWARRAASLIPLASTPHVAHDSASSLAGAVDIVLLCVGTDRDVLRIVQEDLLGRLHPGAIIVNHGTGTPKNARILHSLGAAAGIEVIDAPVSGGRPAAEARTLTVLAGGTTSAIDAMQAVFHSYARNIVHVGSAGAGQMAKLFNNALLMHNQASIADILQLAAQAGLDPVSLVHALRLGSANSRALELMNTMVTPETVEHLSAVEALDMDLFDQAMRDAGIDAATATARGLAGANRLPEVIERLNP, encoded by the coding sequence GTGAGACCGTCACCGCTCCCGGCGTCGAACAAGCCGACCTGCTCCAGGCCGTGTTCTCGGCCGACCTCACCGCATTCGGTGCACAGTCGCCCGAGCTGGCATCGCGCTACCGCTCCTGAAGAAGATGCTCCTGAAGAAGAAAGGACCACAGTGAGCGACTCGTCGGCACGGCGACCCCGGCCCAGGGTCGGATTCATCGGCCTCGGCGATCAGGGGCTGCCCATGGCAACCGGCATCGCAGAGAACGACTTCGAGCTCCACGTCTGGGCGCGCCGTGCCGCCTCCTTGATCCCCCTGGCGTCCACCCCGCACGTGGCGCACGACTCGGCGAGCTCACTCGCCGGCGCCGTCGACATCGTCCTGCTCTGCGTCGGCACAGACCGCGACGTGCTCCGCATCGTCCAGGAAGACCTGCTGGGTCGACTGCACCCGGGCGCGATCATCGTCAACCATGGAACCGGCACACCGAAAAACGCACGAATCCTGCACAGCCTCGGCGCTGCAGCCGGCATCGAGGTCATCGACGCTCCCGTCAGCGGCGGACGCCCCGCCGCTGAAGCACGCACCCTCACGGTGCTCGCCGGAGGCACAACATCCGCGATCGATGCAATGCAGGCAGTGTTCCACTCCTACGCCCGCAACATCGTCCACGTCGGCAGCGCCGGAGCAGGCCAAATGGCAAAGCTCTTCAACAACGCACTACTAATGCACAACCAAGCCTCGATCGCAGACATCCTGCAACTCGCCGCACAGGCAGGACTCGACCCGGTCAGCCTGGTCCACGCCCTCCGCCTCGGTTCTGCGAACAGTCGCGCGCTGGAGCTCATGAACACCATGGTGACTCCGGAAACCGTCGAACACCTCTCCGCCGTCGAGGCGCTCGACATGGACCTCTTCGACCAGGCCATGCGCGATGCCGGGATCGACGCCGCAACTGCGACCGCACGCGGACTGGCCGGCGCGAACCGGCTGCCCGAAGTCATCGAACGGTTGAACCCATGA
- a CDS encoding SDR family NAD(P)-dependent oxidoreductase has translation MSELAVVTGASSGIGREYARRLAAHGADLIAVGRRRERLDELADEFPNIRVHSVVADLSTPAGIQDVIHAVGSQPVTLLVNNAGVAHYKPFIDLPEEQAAELVGVKVLAPTLLTRAIAPGMVARGAGQIVNVAGMIAFSGPATLEQVGLRRAVYAASLAYTLTLSQTLHAELSPEGVTVQALLPGVVATEFHERQGMDLSAVPRMSAADVVTASLRGLELGETVTAPGVEQADLLQAVFSADLTAFGAQSPELASRYRS, from the coding sequence ATGAGCGAGCTAGCTGTTGTCACCGGAGCGTCCTCCGGCATCGGTCGCGAGTACGCCCGTCGTCTGGCAGCGCACGGCGCCGATCTCATCGCGGTCGGACGCCGCCGGGAGCGCCTGGACGAACTCGCCGACGAGTTCCCGAACATCCGCGTTCACAGCGTGGTCGCGGATCTGTCCACCCCCGCTGGCATCCAGGATGTCATCCACGCCGTCGGCAGCCAGCCCGTCACGCTGCTGGTCAACAACGCCGGCGTCGCCCACTACAAACCCTTCATCGACCTGCCCGAAGAGCAAGCCGCGGAGCTGGTCGGGGTCAAGGTGCTCGCCCCCACCCTCCTGACCCGGGCGATCGCGCCCGGGATGGTGGCCCGCGGCGCCGGGCAGATCGTCAACGTCGCCGGGATGATCGCGTTCAGCGGGCCCGCCACCCTGGAGCAGGTCGGCCTCCGCCGAGCCGTCTACGCCGCGTCCCTCGCCTACACCCTCACCCTCTCGCAGACCTTGCACGCGGAGTTGTCCCCGGAAGGCGTCACCGTTCAAGCGCTCCTCCCTGGTGTGGTCGCCACCGAGTTCCACGAGCGCCAGGGCATGGACCTTTCAGCGGTACCCCGGATGAGCGCCGCCGACGTCGTCACCGCCAGCCTGCGCGGCCTGGAACTCGGTGAGACCGTCACCGCTCCCGGCGTCGAACAAGCCGACCTGCTCCAGGCCGTGTTCTCGGCCGACCTCACCGCATTCGGTGCACAGTCGCCCGAGCTGGCATCGCGCTACCGCTCCTGA
- a CDS encoding RecQ family ATP-dependent DNA helicase, translated as MSDTPSSTFDDALDSLRALVGRPEATFHDGQFEAISALVDDRRRALVVQRTGWGKSAVYFVATMLLRRRGAGPTVLVSPLLALMRDQVSAAERAGVRAVTINSANRHEWEDVSARLGDDTVDVLLVSPERLNNPDFRDQHLPSLVARTGLLVIDEAHCISDWGHDFRPDYRRLRDLVAALPPGVPVLATTATANERVVADVAEQLGGGGAGASVVTIRGPLARRSLRLGVLPLPDATARLAWLVGNLAALPGSGIVYTLTVSAAEDTARVLRLAGHEAHAYTGQTDTAEREELEGRLKRNEVKALVATSALGMGFDKPDLGFVVHLGAPSSPVAYYQQVGRAGRATENADVLLLPGPEDRAIWQYFATASMPSQEKASAVLEALSSDPQSTRALESRVDLKQSTLELLLKVLDVDGAVRRVSGGWITTGRPWVYDSERYARIAAAREAEQRAMLDYENTEGCRMEFLQRSLDDRDAVPCGRCDRCAGPWYPAAVPSEALGSVSTELSRAGVELEPRKLWPTGADRLGVPVRGKISAAEQSEPGRAIARLTDLGWGGRLRTLLADDAPDEPCPPELLSVAVRVLADWDWAQRPVAVVSVPSRRRPRFVESLARGLADAGRLPYLGALTLARGGPSGGAGGNSAFRLAGVWERLSAEGLAVPDGPVLLVDDLVDSRWTVTVAGRELRRAGASAVLPFAAAVRA; from the coding sequence ATGAGCGACACCCCCTCCTCCACCTTCGACGACGCCCTCGACAGCCTCCGGGCCCTCGTCGGCCGGCCGGAGGCGACCTTCCACGACGGCCAGTTCGAGGCCATCTCGGCCCTGGTCGACGACAGGAGGCGTGCGCTCGTCGTGCAGCGCACGGGCTGGGGCAAGTCGGCGGTCTACTTCGTCGCGACCATGCTGCTGCGCCGGCGCGGCGCCGGGCCCACCGTGCTCGTCTCGCCGCTGCTCGCCTTGATGCGCGACCAGGTCTCGGCCGCCGAGCGCGCCGGGGTGCGCGCGGTGACGATCAACTCGGCGAATCGCCACGAGTGGGAGGACGTCTCCGCTCGCCTTGGGGACGACACGGTCGACGTCCTCCTCGTGTCGCCTGAGCGGCTCAACAACCCGGACTTCCGCGATCAGCATCTGCCCTCGCTCGTTGCTCGCACGGGTCTCCTCGTCATCGACGAGGCGCACTGCATCTCCGACTGGGGCCACGACTTCCGGCCCGACTACCGTCGGCTCCGAGACCTCGTGGCCGCGCTCCCCCCGGGAGTGCCCGTCCTCGCGACGACGGCCACGGCGAACGAGCGTGTCGTCGCCGATGTGGCCGAGCAGCTCGGCGGCGGAGGCGCGGGGGCGTCGGTGGTGACCATCCGCGGCCCGCTCGCCCGGCGTTCCCTGCGGCTCGGTGTCCTTCCGCTGCCCGATGCGACGGCACGGCTCGCGTGGCTCGTCGGCAACCTCGCAGCGCTCCCGGGGAGCGGGATCGTGTACACGCTCACCGTCTCCGCGGCGGAGGACACGGCTCGCGTTCTCCGCCTCGCCGGCCACGAAGCGCACGCGTACACGGGCCAGACGGACACGGCCGAGCGGGAGGAGCTGGAGGGTCGGCTCAAGCGAAACGAGGTGAAGGCGCTGGTCGCCACCAGCGCTCTCGGCATGGGCTTCGACAAGCCCGACCTCGGCTTCGTGGTCCACCTCGGTGCTCCGTCCTCGCCGGTCGCCTACTACCAGCAGGTGGGCCGCGCCGGACGCGCCACAGAGAACGCGGATGTCCTCCTGCTCCCGGGGCCGGAGGACCGCGCTATCTGGCAGTACTTCGCAACCGCGTCGATGCCTTCGCAGGAGAAGGCGTCGGCCGTGCTGGAGGCTCTCTCGTCGGACCCGCAGTCGACTCGTGCGCTGGAGTCGCGGGTCGATCTCAAGCAGTCGACGCTCGAGCTGCTGCTGAAGGTCCTCGACGTCGACGGAGCCGTCCGGCGCGTCTCAGGCGGCTGGATCACAACCGGGCGCCCGTGGGTCTACGACTCCGAGCGCTACGCCCGTATCGCCGCCGCGCGCGAGGCCGAGCAGCGCGCGATGCTCGACTACGAGAACACGGAGGGCTGTCGCATGGAGTTCCTCCAGCGGTCCCTCGACGACCGGGACGCGGTTCCCTGCGGCCGCTGCGATCGATGCGCGGGTCCGTGGTACCCGGCGGCCGTTCCGAGCGAAGCCCTGGGCTCCGTCTCGACGGAGTTGAGCCGGGCCGGTGTCGAGCTCGAGCCGCGCAAGCTGTGGCCCACCGGGGCCGACCGCCTCGGTGTCCCCGTGCGCGGCAAGATCTCCGCCGCCGAGCAGTCCGAGCCGGGCCGGGCGATCGCACGGCTGACCGACCTCGGGTGGGGCGGCCGCCTCCGAACGCTGCTCGCTGACGACGCGCCCGATGAGCCGTGCCCGCCCGAGCTGCTGTCCGTCGCGGTGCGTGTGCTCGCCGACTGGGACTGGGCGCAACGCCCGGTCGCCGTCGTCTCGGTGCCGTCGCGGCGACGACCCCGGTTCGTGGAGTCCCTCGCTCGCGGGCTCGCCGACGCCGGCAGGCTGCCCTACCTCGGAGCGCTGACCCTGGCGCGAGGCGGCCCGTCCGGAGGCGCGGGAGGCAACAGTGCGTTCCGGCTCGCCGGCGTGTGGGAGCGGCTGTCGGCGGAGGGCCTCGCCGTGCCCGACGGGCCTGTGCTCCTCGTCGATGATCTGGTCGACAGCCGATGGACGGTCACGGTCGCGGGGAGAGAGCTCCGACGAGCGGGCGCATCGGCGGTCCTCCCGTTCGCTGCGGCCGTCCGGGCCTGA
- a CDS encoding ABC transporter permease, protein MSTLSLGAARARYETRMYFRQGDTIFFTFLFPVVMLGIFSVAFQGLGKVGAAPDGSGGVSQAAYYLPGMIAAGILLSGVQNLAVDIAVEKSDGTLKRLGGTPLPVVSYFLGKMGQVLATSVLQIALLLLMARFAFGVALPTSPEAWLRFAWIYLLGITTSAVLGIALSAVPRTGKSATAVIIPIVLVLQFISGVYLAFHLLPTWLQNIASIFPLKWIAQGMRSVFLPASFEAQEPNGSWELGWVAVALVAWLIFGLVACRLTFRWIRKDS, encoded by the coding sequence GTGAGCACGCTGTCGCTCGGCGCCGCACGCGCCCGCTACGAGACCCGGATGTACTTCCGGCAGGGCGACACGATCTTCTTCACCTTCCTTTTCCCGGTGGTGATGCTGGGCATCTTCTCGGTCGCATTCCAGGGGCTCGGGAAAGTCGGCGCCGCGCCCGACGGCTCGGGAGGGGTCAGCCAGGCCGCCTACTACCTGCCCGGCATGATCGCGGCCGGGATCCTCCTGAGCGGCGTCCAGAACCTGGCTGTCGACATCGCCGTCGAGAAGAGCGACGGGACGCTCAAGCGGCTGGGAGGGACGCCCCTCCCGGTCGTGTCCTACTTCCTCGGGAAGATGGGGCAGGTCCTCGCGACCAGCGTCCTCCAGATCGCTCTGCTGCTCCTCATGGCGCGGTTCGCCTTCGGCGTGGCACTGCCGACCTCCCCGGAGGCGTGGCTGCGCTTCGCGTGGATCTACCTGCTCGGGATCACCACATCGGCGGTGCTCGGGATCGCCCTCTCAGCCGTCCCTCGTACGGGCAAGTCCGCCACGGCGGTCATCATCCCCATCGTCCTCGTGCTCCAATTCATCTCTGGCGTCTATCTGGCGTTCCACCTGCTGCCGACCTGGTTGCAGAACATCGCGTCGATCTTCCCGCTCAAGTGGATCGCTCAGGGGATGCGCAGCGTCTTCCTCCCGGCGAGCTTCGAAGCCCAGGAACCGAACGGGAGCTGGGAGCTCGGGTGGGTGGCGGTCGCGCTCGTCGCCTGGCTGATCTTCGGACTCGTCGCTTGCCGGCTGACCTTCCGCTGGATCCGGAAGGACTCCTGA